The Melospiza georgiana isolate bMelGeo1 chromosome 26, bMelGeo1.pri, whole genome shotgun sequence genome window below encodes:
- the FCHO1 gene encoding F-BAR domain only protein 1 isoform X2 has protein sequence MSYFTEHFWGEKNHGFDVLYHNMKHGQISTKELADFVRERAAIEENYAKAMVKLSKMATNGTQLGTFAPLWEVFRISSDKLALCHLELMKKLHDLIKEISRYGEEQGRVHKKSKEEVAGTLEAVQLLHGVAQLLPKSKESYHSKCQEYERLRKEGTSQKEIDKAELKSRKAGEALRRAVEKYNAARADFEQRMLDSAMRFQEVEEAHLRHMKGLIGSYSHSVEDTHVQIGQVHEEFKQNVENIGTEMLLRRFAESKGTGRERPGALDFDEYRLAPAQEGPKRSRSKAFRIPGLSRKERERDAVESPDNDLGCPEVDEDGFTVRPESARSEVENPGCSSSDSDYDEDEPRKFYVHIKPVQPREAPGSAEAAVEQLKATVGNLILAPGGTVRRQASRHTASLTPACSDTDPEGTLAAGDSTGRALPVAQMNSGPGKPPQDPPPSAALFGPPLESALEAEEFPAPRSYVLTSSSSPFSSSSPENVEDSGLDSPSHPAPGPSPDSRPWTPQPGTPQSPGPKAEPPPGLSSSSSSSAWAPRPRSPSGRLPEPPNFAVFSGPGAEGLWGDAGAAPRARSRCLSGPAPREAPSPDPFGEPPVWGRPRSPGGEQPPLTRPSSNSASSSSSSPAPPSGGESSSPSPWGCQGPGTRLSEGGTAGTPPLQSEPDSVPSWPSAAPRDVPLVAPPRRSRTKRPPAGPGSNSDLSRSLSPSPSWSCGPSHSAPASLGERGFFTVAPPALGLSRGPSPVVLGSQDALPVATAFTEYVHAYFKGRDADSCLVKVTGELTMSFPAGIVRVFGGPAAPPVLSFRLLNAGAIEQFLPNAELLYSDPSQSDPSTKDFWLNMAALTGHLQKQAEQSPAASYYNVALLKYQFSRLGPGSAPLRLCVRWDCAPGATRVSVEYGYNAAALALPVPLGNVHVLLPVEEPLTNLRLQPAASWNLEEKRLLWKLLDIPGAPGQGGCGRLSASWEPLGGPSKPSPVAAQFSSEGSTLSGVEVELAGAGYRMSLVKKRFATGIYLAGS, from the exons ATGTCCTATTTCACCGAGCACTTCTGG GGTGAGAAGAACCACGGCTTCGATGTCCTCTACCACAACATGAAGCACGGGCAGATCTCCACCAAGGAGCTCGCCGACTTCGTCCGGGAGAG GGCCGCCATCGAGGAGAACTACGCCAAGGCCATGGTGAAGCTGTCGAAGATGGCCACGAACGGGACCCAGCTGGG GACCTTCGCGCCTCTGTGGGAGGTTTTCCGCATCTCCTCGGACAAGCTGGCGCTGTGCCACCTGGAGCTGATGAAGAAGCTGCACGACCTCATCAAGGAGATCTCGCGCTACGGCGAGGAGCAAGGCCGGGTGCACAAGAAG TCCAAGGAGGAGGTGGCGGGGACGCTGGAGGCCGTGCAGCTGCTGCACGGGgtggcccagctgctgcccaagtCCAAGGAGAGCTACCACAGCAAGTGCCAGGAGTACGAGCGGCTGCGCAAGGAGGGCACCAGCCAGAAGGAGATCGACAAG GCGGAGCTGAAGTCGCGGAAGGCGGGCGAGGCGCTGCGGAGGGCGGTGGAGAAATACAACGCTGCCCGCGCCGACTTCGAGCAGCGCATGCTGGACTCGGCCATG CGCTTCCAGGAGGTGGAAGAAGCCCACCTGCGGCACATGAAGGGGCTCATCGGCTCCTACTCGCACTCTGTGGAGGACACCCACGTCCAGATCGGCCAG GTGCACGAGGAGTTCAAGCAGAACGTGGAGAACATCGGCACGGAGATGCTGCTGCGGAGGTTTGCCGAGAGCAAGGGCACGGGGAGGGAGCGGCCAG GAGCGTTGGATTTCGACGAGTACCGGCTGGCTCCAGCGCAGGAAG GACCCAAGAGGAGCCGGAGCAAAGCGTTCCGGATCCCGGGCTTGAGCCGTAAGGAGCGGGAGCGTGACGCTGT GGAATCTCCGGATAACGACCTG ggctgcccCGAGGTGGACGAGGACGGATTCACCGTGCGCCCCGAGAGCGCCCGCA GCGAGGTGGAGAACCCGGGCTGCTCCTCCAGCGACTCCGACTACGACGAGGACGAGCCGCGCAAGTTTTACGTGCACATCAAGCCGGTGCAGCCGCGGGAGGCGCCCGGCAGCGCCGAGGCCGCCGTGGAGCAGCTCAAGGCCACCGTGGGCAATCTCATCCTGGCCCCCGGT GGCACCGTCAGGAGGCAGGCGTCAC GGCACACGGCATCCCTGACCCCGGCCTGCAGTGACACAGACCCCGAGGGGACACTGGCAGCAG gtgacagcacagggagggctctCCCGGTGGCACAGATGAACAG cgGCCCCGGGAAgcccccccaggaccccccacCCTCAGCCGCGCTCTTCGGTCCCCCCCTGGAGTCGGCGTTGGAGGCAGAGGAATTCCCGG CCCCCCGCTCCTACGTCCTCACCTCGTCCTCGTCGCCCTTCTCCTCCTCGTCCCCGGAGAACGTGGAGGACTCGGGGCTGGACTCGCCCTCTCACCCCGCTCCCGGTCCCTCCCCGGACTCCCGGCCCTGGACCCCGCAGCCGGGGACGCCGCAGAGCCCCGGCCCCAAAGCGGAGCCGCCCCCGGgcttgagcagcagcagcagcagcagcgcctgggccccgcggccccgcagcccctccGGCCGCCTCCCCGAGCCCCCCAACTTCGCCGTTTTCAGCGGCCCCGGCGccgaggggctctggggggacGCGGGGGCCGCGCCCCGGGCTCGCAGCCGCTGCCTCAGCGGCCCCGCCCCACGAGAAGCGCCCTCGCCGGACCCGTTTGGAGAGCCCCCGGTGTGGGGCAgaccccgcagccccggcggggaGCAGCCCCCCCTGACGCGGCCTTCCTCCAACTCGgcctcctcgtcctcctcctcgccGGCCCCCCCGAGCGGGGGGGAgtcctccagcccctctccctggggctgccaagGGCCGGGGACCAGGCTGAGCGAGGGGGGCACGGCCGGGACCCCCCCTCTGCAGTCGGAGCCGG ATTCGGTGCCCTCCTGGCCCAGCGCTGCCCCTCGGGACGTTCCTCTCGTGGCTcccccgcgccgctcccgcaCCAAGCGACcgccggccgggccgggcagcaACAGCGACCTg TCGCGCTCGCTGAGCCCCTCGCCCTCCTGGAGCTGCGGCCCCTCGCACTCGGCCCCCGCCAGCCTGGGCGAGCGCGGCTTCTTCACCGTGGCCCCGCCGGCGCTCG ggctgtcccgCGGCCCCAGCCCCGTGGTGCTGGGCTCGCAGGACGCGCTGCCCGTGGCCACCGCCTTCACCGAGTACGTGCACGCCTACTTCAAGGGGCGCGACGCCGACAG CTGCCTGGTGAAGGTGACAGGGGAGCTGACCATGTCCTTCCCCGCCGGCATCGTGCGCGTCTTCGGCGGCCCCGCGGCGCCGCCCGTGCTCAGCTTCCGCCTGCTCAACGCCGGAGCCATCGAGCAGTTCCTGCCCAACGCCGAGCTGCTCTACAG CGACCCCTCCCAGAGCGACCCCAGCACCAAGGACTTCTGGCTGAACATGGCAGCGCTGACCGGGCACCTGCAGAAGCAGGCGGAGCAGAGCCCGGCCGCCTCCTACTACAACGTGGCGCTGCTCAAGTACCAG TTCTCGCGGCTGGGCCCCGGCTCGGCGCCGCTGCGGCTCTGCGTGCGCTGGGACTGCGCGCCCGGCGCCACGCGGGTCAGCGTGGAGTACGGCTACAACGCGGCCGCCCTGGCACTGCCCGTGCCCCTGGGCAACGTGCACGTCCTGCTGCCCGTGGAGGAGCCCCTGACCAACCTGCGGCTGCAGCCCGCCGCCAGCTG GAACCTGGAGGAGAAGCGGCTGCTCTGGAAGCTGCTGGACATCCCCGGAGCGCCGGGGCAGGGAG gctgcggGCGGCTCTCGGCCAGCTGGGAGCCGCTGGGGGGGCCCAGCAAGCCCAGCCCCGTGGCCGCCCAGTTCAGCAGCGAGGGCAGCACCCTGTCGGGAGTGGAGGTGGAGCTGGCGGGCGCCGGGTACCGCATGTCGCTGGTCAAGAAGAGGTTTGCTACAG GGATTTACCTGGCGGGGTCCTGA
- the FCHO1 gene encoding F-BAR domain only protein 1 isoform X1, producing the protein MSYFTEHFWGEKNHGFDVLYHNMKHGQISTKELADFVRERAAIEENYAKAMVKLSKMATNGTQLGTFAPLWEVFRISSDKLALCHLELMKKLHDLIKEISRYGEEQGRVHKKSKEEVAGTLEAVQLLHGVAQLLPKSKESYHSKCQEYERLRKEGTSQKEIDKAELKSRKAGEALRRAVEKYNAARADFEQRMLDSAMRFQEVEEAHLRHMKGLIGSYSHSVEDTHVQIGQVHEEFKQNVENIGTEMLLRRFAESKGTGRERPGALDFDEYRLAPAQEGPKRSRSKAFRIPGLSRKERERDAVESPDNDLGCPEVDEDGFTVRPESARSEVENPGCSSSDSDYDEDEPRKFYVHIKPVQPREAPGSAEAAVEQLKATVGNLILAPGVGGTVRRQASRHTASLTPACSDTDPEGTLAAGDSTGRALPVAQMNSGPGKPPQDPPPSAALFGPPLESALEAEEFPAPRSYVLTSSSSPFSSSSPENVEDSGLDSPSHPAPGPSPDSRPWTPQPGTPQSPGPKAEPPPGLSSSSSSSAWAPRPRSPSGRLPEPPNFAVFSGPGAEGLWGDAGAAPRARSRCLSGPAPREAPSPDPFGEPPVWGRPRSPGGEQPPLTRPSSNSASSSSSSPAPPSGGESSSPSPWGCQGPGTRLSEGGTAGTPPLQSEPDSVPSWPSAAPRDVPLVAPPRRSRTKRPPAGPGSNSDLSRSLSPSPSWSCGPSHSAPASLGERGFFTVAPPALGLSRGPSPVVLGSQDALPVATAFTEYVHAYFKGRDADSCLVKVTGELTMSFPAGIVRVFGGPAAPPVLSFRLLNAGAIEQFLPNAELLYSDPSQSDPSTKDFWLNMAALTGHLQKQAEQSPAASYYNVALLKYQFSRLGPGSAPLRLCVRWDCAPGATRVSVEYGYNAAALALPVPLGNVHVLLPVEEPLTNLRLQPAASWNLEEKRLLWKLLDIPGAPGQGGCGRLSASWEPLGGPSKPSPVAAQFSSEGSTLSGVEVELAGAGYRMSLVKKRFATGIYLAGS; encoded by the exons ATGTCCTATTTCACCGAGCACTTCTGG GGTGAGAAGAACCACGGCTTCGATGTCCTCTACCACAACATGAAGCACGGGCAGATCTCCACCAAGGAGCTCGCCGACTTCGTCCGGGAGAG GGCCGCCATCGAGGAGAACTACGCCAAGGCCATGGTGAAGCTGTCGAAGATGGCCACGAACGGGACCCAGCTGGG GACCTTCGCGCCTCTGTGGGAGGTTTTCCGCATCTCCTCGGACAAGCTGGCGCTGTGCCACCTGGAGCTGATGAAGAAGCTGCACGACCTCATCAAGGAGATCTCGCGCTACGGCGAGGAGCAAGGCCGGGTGCACAAGAAG TCCAAGGAGGAGGTGGCGGGGACGCTGGAGGCCGTGCAGCTGCTGCACGGGgtggcccagctgctgcccaagtCCAAGGAGAGCTACCACAGCAAGTGCCAGGAGTACGAGCGGCTGCGCAAGGAGGGCACCAGCCAGAAGGAGATCGACAAG GCGGAGCTGAAGTCGCGGAAGGCGGGCGAGGCGCTGCGGAGGGCGGTGGAGAAATACAACGCTGCCCGCGCCGACTTCGAGCAGCGCATGCTGGACTCGGCCATG CGCTTCCAGGAGGTGGAAGAAGCCCACCTGCGGCACATGAAGGGGCTCATCGGCTCCTACTCGCACTCTGTGGAGGACACCCACGTCCAGATCGGCCAG GTGCACGAGGAGTTCAAGCAGAACGTGGAGAACATCGGCACGGAGATGCTGCTGCGGAGGTTTGCCGAGAGCAAGGGCACGGGGAGGGAGCGGCCAG GAGCGTTGGATTTCGACGAGTACCGGCTGGCTCCAGCGCAGGAAG GACCCAAGAGGAGCCGGAGCAAAGCGTTCCGGATCCCGGGCTTGAGCCGTAAGGAGCGGGAGCGTGACGCTGT GGAATCTCCGGATAACGACCTG ggctgcccCGAGGTGGACGAGGACGGATTCACCGTGCGCCCCGAGAGCGCCCGCA GCGAGGTGGAGAACCCGGGCTGCTCCTCCAGCGACTCCGACTACGACGAGGACGAGCCGCGCAAGTTTTACGTGCACATCAAGCCGGTGCAGCCGCGGGAGGCGCCCGGCAGCGCCGAGGCCGCCGTGGAGCAGCTCAAGGCCACCGTGGGCAATCTCATCCTGGCCCCCGGTGTTGGG GGCACCGTCAGGAGGCAGGCGTCAC GGCACACGGCATCCCTGACCCCGGCCTGCAGTGACACAGACCCCGAGGGGACACTGGCAGCAG gtgacagcacagggagggctctCCCGGTGGCACAGATGAACAG cgGCCCCGGGAAgcccccccaggaccccccacCCTCAGCCGCGCTCTTCGGTCCCCCCCTGGAGTCGGCGTTGGAGGCAGAGGAATTCCCGG CCCCCCGCTCCTACGTCCTCACCTCGTCCTCGTCGCCCTTCTCCTCCTCGTCCCCGGAGAACGTGGAGGACTCGGGGCTGGACTCGCCCTCTCACCCCGCTCCCGGTCCCTCCCCGGACTCCCGGCCCTGGACCCCGCAGCCGGGGACGCCGCAGAGCCCCGGCCCCAAAGCGGAGCCGCCCCCGGgcttgagcagcagcagcagcagcagcgcctgggccccgcggccccgcagcccctccGGCCGCCTCCCCGAGCCCCCCAACTTCGCCGTTTTCAGCGGCCCCGGCGccgaggggctctggggggacGCGGGGGCCGCGCCCCGGGCTCGCAGCCGCTGCCTCAGCGGCCCCGCCCCACGAGAAGCGCCCTCGCCGGACCCGTTTGGAGAGCCCCCGGTGTGGGGCAgaccccgcagccccggcggggaGCAGCCCCCCCTGACGCGGCCTTCCTCCAACTCGgcctcctcgtcctcctcctcgccGGCCCCCCCGAGCGGGGGGGAgtcctccagcccctctccctggggctgccaagGGCCGGGGACCAGGCTGAGCGAGGGGGGCACGGCCGGGACCCCCCCTCTGCAGTCGGAGCCGG ATTCGGTGCCCTCCTGGCCCAGCGCTGCCCCTCGGGACGTTCCTCTCGTGGCTcccccgcgccgctcccgcaCCAAGCGACcgccggccgggccgggcagcaACAGCGACCTg TCGCGCTCGCTGAGCCCCTCGCCCTCCTGGAGCTGCGGCCCCTCGCACTCGGCCCCCGCCAGCCTGGGCGAGCGCGGCTTCTTCACCGTGGCCCCGCCGGCGCTCG ggctgtcccgCGGCCCCAGCCCCGTGGTGCTGGGCTCGCAGGACGCGCTGCCCGTGGCCACCGCCTTCACCGAGTACGTGCACGCCTACTTCAAGGGGCGCGACGCCGACAG CTGCCTGGTGAAGGTGACAGGGGAGCTGACCATGTCCTTCCCCGCCGGCATCGTGCGCGTCTTCGGCGGCCCCGCGGCGCCGCCCGTGCTCAGCTTCCGCCTGCTCAACGCCGGAGCCATCGAGCAGTTCCTGCCCAACGCCGAGCTGCTCTACAG CGACCCCTCCCAGAGCGACCCCAGCACCAAGGACTTCTGGCTGAACATGGCAGCGCTGACCGGGCACCTGCAGAAGCAGGCGGAGCAGAGCCCGGCCGCCTCCTACTACAACGTGGCGCTGCTCAAGTACCAG TTCTCGCGGCTGGGCCCCGGCTCGGCGCCGCTGCGGCTCTGCGTGCGCTGGGACTGCGCGCCCGGCGCCACGCGGGTCAGCGTGGAGTACGGCTACAACGCGGCCGCCCTGGCACTGCCCGTGCCCCTGGGCAACGTGCACGTCCTGCTGCCCGTGGAGGAGCCCCTGACCAACCTGCGGCTGCAGCCCGCCGCCAGCTG GAACCTGGAGGAGAAGCGGCTGCTCTGGAAGCTGCTGGACATCCCCGGAGCGCCGGGGCAGGGAG gctgcggGCGGCTCTCGGCCAGCTGGGAGCCGCTGGGGGGGCCCAGCAAGCCCAGCCCCGTGGCCGCCCAGTTCAGCAGCGAGGGCAGCACCCTGTCGGGAGTGGAGGTGGAGCTGGCGGGCGCCGGGTACCGCATGTCGCTGGTCAAGAAGAGGTTTGCTACAG GGATTTACCTGGCGGGGTCCTGA